From a single Pirellulaceae bacterium genomic region:
- a CDS encoding MoxR family ATPase: protein MASRDGDGIESVSSIEKLQAARQSILQQLGKVIVGQQEVVDQLLISVFSRGHCLLEGVPGLAKTLLISSLARTLSLSFSRIQFTPDLMPADITGTEVIEEQPAGGLQRRFLEGPLFANVILADEINRTPPKTQAALLEAMQERQVTVGRARHPLGNPFFVLATQNPIEQEGTYPLPEAQQDRFMFKVLVDYPNFNDELEVVRRTTSQADQVIQPVLNGPEILELQDMVRSVPVADHVIRYALTLVRQTRVGSAGVPSFVTDQIGWGAGPRAVQFLVLGGKARALLHGRSHVTVQDIQALCPPVLRHRLVVTFAAESDGVTTDDVIERLIAETPTTEDELTRDARFQKIFAS from the coding sequence ATGGCTTCACGGGATGGAGATGGGATCGAGTCGGTCTCGTCGATCGAAAAACTACAAGCAGCTCGACAGAGTATCCTACAGCAGCTCGGCAAGGTCATTGTCGGCCAACAAGAGGTTGTCGACCAACTGCTCATTAGCGTCTTTAGTCGTGGTCACTGTCTGCTGGAAGGCGTGCCCGGGTTAGCCAAGACGTTGCTAATTAGCAGCCTAGCGCGCACGCTGTCGCTGTCTTTCAGCCGCATACAGTTTACTCCCGACCTGATGCCAGCGGACATCACCGGTACAGAGGTCATTGAAGAGCAGCCCGCTGGCGGCTTGCAGCGCAGGTTCTTGGAAGGACCACTGTTTGCCAATGTGATTTTGGCCGACGAGATCAACCGCACGCCCCCCAAGACGCAAGCCGCATTGCTGGAAGCTATGCAGGAGCGGCAAGTGACTGTGGGCCGCGCCCGACATCCGCTGGGAAATCCATTTTTCGTCTTAGCAACGCAAAACCCCATCGAGCAAGAGGGAACGTATCCGCTACCAGAAGCACAGCAGGACCGCTTCATGTTTAAGGTGCTGGTAGATTACCCTAATTTCAACGACGAGTTGGAGGTCGTGCGCCGGACTACGTCACAGGCAGATCAAGTCATCCAACCAGTGCTGAACGGCCCCGAGATTCTGGAGCTTCAGGATATGGTTCGCAGTGTGCCTGTGGCCGACCATGTGATTCGATACGCGCTGACGCTGGTGCGACAGACTCGGGTGGGCAGCGCTGGTGTGCCCAGCTTTGTCACCGATCAAATTGGCTGGGGCGCTGGTCCGCGAGCCGTCCAATTCTTAGTATTGGGTGGCAAGGCGCGAGCGCTGCTGCATGGACGCAGCCATGTAACAGTCCAAGACATTCAAGCCCTATGCCCCCCCGTGCTTCGCCACCGCCTAGTCGTAACATTTGCCGCCGAAAGCGATGGCGTAACCACCGATGACGTCATTGAGCGACTGATCGCCGAAACTCCCACTACTGAAGACGAACTGACGCGCGATGCCCGCTTCCAAAAGATTTTTGCCTCCTGA
- a CDS encoding DUF58 domain-containing protein — protein sequence MPASKRFLPPEAVKRAQRLELKARQIVEGFMSGSHRSPYFGQSVEFVQHRQYLPGDDVRHIDWKVWARQDRLVIKQYQEDTNLRCLLLVDSSDSMSYGEGDRTKFEYACILAACLSVLVLRQQDAVGSVVFDDRVRARVPLRTSQSHLLDVLASLDTTRPANKTDLESVIKDVLQTSARRGLIVLLSDLLGMQDSGLRALGMLRRAGHDVLVLHIMHSDELDFPFTDPTRFEGLESTAHLTCNPRALREGYLEAVQRFLERVRHVCAAAKCDYLLARTSDAPDAVLSQIVSNRMRSARS from the coding sequence ATGCCCGCTTCCAAAAGATTTTTGCCTCCTGAGGCGGTCAAGCGCGCGCAACGCTTGGAGCTGAAAGCCCGGCAAATCGTCGAAGGATTCATGTCCGGTAGCCATCGCAGTCCGTACTTCGGACAGTCTGTGGAATTCGTACAACACCGCCAGTATCTGCCTGGTGACGATGTTCGGCATATCGACTGGAAAGTCTGGGCGCGCCAAGACCGCCTGGTCATCAAGCAGTATCAAGAGGACACCAACCTGCGCTGCCTGTTGCTAGTAGATAGCTCGGATAGCATGAGCTACGGTGAAGGTGACCGCACCAAGTTCGAGTACGCCTGCATCTTGGCGGCTTGCCTCTCGGTGCTCGTGCTCCGCCAGCAGGACGCCGTAGGCAGCGTAGTGTTCGACGATCGAGTGCGCGCCCGAGTACCGTTGCGGACCAGCCAGAGCCACTTACTGGATGTGTTGGCATCTTTGGACACAACGCGTCCGGCCAACAAGACCGACCTGGAGTCAGTCATTAAAGACGTCTTGCAGACCTCGGCGCGGCGCGGCCTGATTGTGCTGCTGAGCGATCTACTGGGAATGCAAGATAGCGGACTACGAGCGCTCGGCATGTTGCGACGAGCGGGACATGATGTCTTGGTTCTGCATATCATGCACAGCGACGAGCTAGATTTTCCTTTTACGGATCCCACCAGATTCGAAGGGCTAGAGTCCACTGCACATTTGACCTGCAATCCGCGAGCACTCCGCGAAGGCTATTTAGAAGCAGTGCAGCGCTTCCTGGAGCGTGTGCGACACGTGTGCGCCGCCGCTAAGTGCGACTACTTATTGGCTCGCACCAGCGACGCTCCCGATGCCGTGTTATCCCAGATTGTCAGCAATCGAATGCGCAGCGCGCGCAGTTAA
- a CDS encoding ABC transporter ATP-binding protein: MGNSSQPPLEPADAAGLEIHGLSIGFGQASPVIDGLELSVCAGEIVALVGASGCGKSTLLRAVAGLQPYQAGTIQATGSTPIRRLGDLAFVFQDATLLPWRTTYENVALPFELQRARYHRRLSAEKMQQRVAEALESVELGSESWHRFPRQLSGGMKMRASIARALVTDPSLLLLDEPFAALDDLLRSKLNQLLLELWQRRRRTILFVTHNIAEAAYLSHRIVVLGGQRVSRIISNSLGWPRSHQQRSSVEFAHMYGSISSALSEASS; encoded by the coding sequence ATGGGCAATTCAAGCCAACCGCCACTGGAGCCTGCCGACGCCGCCGGTCTAGAGATTCACGGCCTCAGCATTGGCTTCGGCCAGGCATCACCTGTGATCGATGGCCTGGAATTGAGTGTTTGCGCTGGCGAAATCGTGGCTTTAGTGGGTGCATCGGGCTGCGGCAAGAGTACGCTGCTTCGGGCTGTCGCTGGACTGCAGCCCTATCAGGCGGGGACTATCCAGGCAACTGGATCGACACCTATTCGTAGGCTAGGTGATTTGGCATTTGTCTTTCAAGACGCAACGCTGTTGCCGTGGCGGACTACATACGAAAACGTAGCCCTGCCTTTTGAATTGCAGCGAGCGCGATACCACCGCCGCTTATCTGCTGAAAAAATGCAACAGCGCGTTGCTGAGGCACTCGAATCTGTAGAGCTAGGTTCCGAAAGTTGGCATCGTTTTCCGAGACAACTGTCCGGTGGCATGAAGATGCGCGCCAGTATTGCTCGGGCCCTCGTGACGGACCCAAGTCTGTTGCTGCTGGACGAACCGTTCGCTGCTCTTGATGACCTGCTGCGCAGCAAACTGAATCAACTGCTGCTGGAGTTGTGGCAGCGCCGCCGAAGAACCATCTTGTTTGTAACACATAACATCGCCGAGGCAGCCTATTTGAGTCATCGGATTGTTGTGCTTGGTGGACAGCGAGTATCACGCATCATTTCCAATTCGCTAGGCTGGCCCCGAAGCCATCAGCAACGCAGCAGCGTGGAATTTGCTCACATGTACGGATCGATCAGCTCGGCACTTTCAGAGGCTAGCTCCTAA
- a CDS encoding MCE family protein, translating to MTDMPPNDVSQVGSHGSGSSSLKSAQPPTATIQNRQVRTGWRLRTRLWWLTALCAALAIGLWASAYRARGTTIQVTFKDGYGLKPGDGVRYRGIEVGRVTGVVLSDDRKSVDVEILLDNRNQSLAVEGSRFWIQRARLSLGQITGLDTVLGAKYVGLLPGDSDNPRSRFEGLETPLAMTDGESAELLIQFAGGEGLEVGQAVRFRGIKVGEVTFVQLRSDLQSIEVSVRLVGSASQLARVGTQFWIERPRLELTEIRGLDTLIAGSYVAMEPGTANAAPSVEFVGLTEPPPLAVRPGSLEIELDAGQRMGIVRGAPITYRGLEVGRVSQVGLARDAASVKISAVIDAQYAELVREDSKWWVVGGIQFSAGLSGISVSVDSLSAWIRGGIAFATPPAPGKQVVTGHRFTLEPQAQSQWQSWQPRIAIGADNQTLDGLALPAPVRVVASWKSSVLGITRRNSDQCWGLVLDDGKLLIPNNLLSTSRRDGRVVTIEVAGTSFPLDEQIPIELGGELAKLTCPAELSVERWPTNRVSSHWNRDNVLLVVNPELSEPLAIDNTRLALHASGGLSIAPGVSIAKQLLGSPVIDASTGMVFGLLVLSENGWIVGALP from the coding sequence GTGACGGACATGCCTCCCAATGATGTGTCGCAGGTCGGGTCACACGGTTCGGGCTCGTCGTCGCTGAAGTCGGCACAACCTCCCACCGCCACAATACAGAATCGCCAGGTGCGGACTGGTTGGCGATTGAGAACTCGACTGTGGTGGCTGACGGCGCTGTGTGCAGCACTGGCCATTGGCTTGTGGGCTTCTGCGTATCGTGCACGCGGCACAACGATTCAGGTGACCTTCAAAGATGGTTACGGCCTCAAGCCGGGCGACGGGGTGCGTTATCGAGGCATCGAAGTGGGTCGAGTTACTGGGGTCGTGTTGTCAGACGACCGGAAGAGCGTAGATGTGGAGATTCTGCTTGACAATCGCAACCAATCGCTGGCGGTCGAGGGCAGCCGGTTTTGGATTCAGCGCGCACGACTTAGCCTGGGCCAGATAACCGGCCTTGATACGGTGTTGGGAGCAAAATATGTGGGACTGCTGCCCGGAGACAGCGACAACCCGAGAAGTCGCTTTGAAGGGCTTGAAACGCCATTGGCGATGACCGACGGCGAGAGTGCAGAACTGTTGATTCAGTTTGCCGGCGGCGAGGGGCTGGAGGTTGGCCAAGCGGTCCGTTTTCGGGGAATCAAAGTTGGAGAAGTGACGTTCGTTCAGTTGCGTTCCGATTTGCAGTCGATTGAGGTGTCGGTCCGGCTTGTGGGATCGGCGAGTCAACTGGCACGAGTTGGCACGCAGTTCTGGATCGAACGGCCACGGTTAGAACTGACCGAGATCCGCGGCTTGGATACGTTGATCGCAGGCAGCTACGTTGCGATGGAACCTGGGACAGCAAATGCCGCACCATCTGTCGAATTCGTCGGGCTGACCGAGCCTCCGCCGCTGGCGGTACGCCCCGGCTCGCTGGAAATTGAATTGGATGCAGGGCAGCGAATGGGCATCGTTCGCGGCGCACCCATCACCTATCGCGGTTTGGAAGTTGGGCGAGTCTCTCAAGTGGGCCTAGCTCGCGACGCTGCCAGCGTAAAAATCTCGGCAGTCATAGACGCCCAGTACGCCGAATTAGTTCGTGAAGATTCCAAATGGTGGGTCGTAGGCGGAATTCAATTCTCTGCAGGACTGAGCGGCATTTCAGTCTCAGTCGACTCTCTGTCAGCTTGGATTCGCGGTGGTATCGCCTTCGCTACCCCACCAGCGCCTGGCAAGCAAGTCGTGACTGGGCATCGATTTACTTTGGAGCCGCAGGCGCAAAGCCAGTGGCAATCATGGCAACCACGCATTGCCATCGGTGCCGACAATCAAACCCTCGATGGCCTTGCGCTGCCTGCCCCCGTCCGCGTGGTAGCCAGTTGGAAGTCCTCTGTATTAGGCATCACGCGGCGCAATAGTGATCAATGTTGGGGATTGGTGCTGGACGATGGTAAGTTGCTGATCCCCAACAACCTGCTAAGCACTTCGCGACGAGACGGTCGAGTGGTCACCATCGAGGTTGCAGGCACAAGCTTCCCCTTGGATGAGCAGATTCCCATCGAACTTGGCGGAGAGCTGGCCAAATTGACCTGCCCCGCTGAGCTGTCAGTTGAGCGTTGGCCGACCAACCGCGTCAGTAGTCACTGGAACAGAGACAACGTGTTGTTAGTTGTTAATCCCGAACTGAGCGAACCGCTGGCGATTGACAACACACGATTAGCCCTACATGCCTCAGGGGGATTAAGTATTGCGCCTGGCGTTTCCATTGCCAAGCAATTGTTGGGATCGCCTGTTATCGACGCTTCAACTGGAATGGTATTTGGATTACTGGTTCTATCGGAGAACGGCTGGATTGTTGGTGCACTACCGTAG
- a CDS encoding lysophospholipase — protein sequence MNEAANLATGSAQDSRKSTAGWVDWPGGLRRYAYRWQPQSEVLATIGIVHGLGEHAGRYAELADHLTSVGFAVTAWDLPGHGHDPGRRGVVTNYDSLLDETGTFFRWSRGFAADRPCFLLGHSMGGNLVVNYILRQEQRPTAAIASSPMFRSPQEPRGLTKVLARMAARVFPNACLSTGFKVSDLNDDPVAQDQVSRDPLYHRRISLRLGAALIDSGRWAMEHASRLAIPLLITHANDDRLTLAEGSAQFAAAAGTNCQFHRLQNHRHETFRDLGKRPVIQMFVQFLQAQLKRSEDSRADQSV from the coding sequence ATGAATGAAGCGGCAAATCTCGCGACCGGCTCTGCACAAGACTCGCGCAAATCGACGGCGGGCTGGGTGGATTGGCCAGGAGGACTTAGGCGCTACGCATATCGCTGGCAGCCCCAAAGTGAAGTTCTGGCAACGATAGGCATCGTGCATGGCTTGGGGGAGCACGCTGGGCGCTACGCGGAATTGGCGGACCATCTGACCAGCGTTGGTTTTGCTGTCACTGCCTGGGATCTGCCAGGACACGGACATGATCCTGGCCGGCGTGGAGTTGTCACGAACTACGATTCTCTGTTGGACGAGACCGGTACATTTTTTCGCTGGTCCAGAGGTTTCGCTGCGGACAGGCCCTGTTTTTTGTTAGGGCACAGCATGGGTGGCAACCTAGTTGTCAACTACATTCTGCGTCAGGAGCAACGACCTACAGCCGCGATCGCTTCCAGTCCTATGTTTCGTTCGCCACAGGAACCCCGCGGACTGACGAAGGTATTGGCGAGAATGGCCGCGAGAGTCTTCCCGAATGCATGTCTGTCAACCGGATTTAAGGTTTCAGATTTGAATGACGACCCTGTCGCGCAGGATCAGGTAAGCCGCGATCCGCTCTATCATCGTCGCATCAGCTTGCGATTGGGAGCGGCGCTGATCGACTCAGGCCGCTGGGCTATGGAACATGCCAGTCGCTTAGCAATCCCATTGCTAATCACTCACGCCAATGACGATCGATTGACTTTGGCCGAGGGTTCCGCACAATTTGCAGCCGCAGCGGGCACGAACTGCCAATTTCATCGACTTCAAAATCACCGCCACGAAACCTTCCGCGATCTGGGAAAACGACCAGTGATTCAGATGTTTGTCCAGTTCTTGCAGGCTCAACTCAAGCGATCAGAAGACTCACGCGCCGACCAATCTGTATGA
- a CDS encoding DUF447 family protein: MIIEGLLTTTSADGSPHVAPMGPVVNQSLDQWLLRPFQTSTTFANLRRHSSCIFHVMDDVLPIVQAALSLPVDVSFEPAASGGWVIQSACHWYCLETGQWDLSQPRSQVPARVITSKVQRPFWGWNRAKHAVLEATILATRIHLTGHDAVRQELDRLDSAVLKTGGPRETAAWQLLREFVSP, encoded by the coding sequence ATGATAATCGAAGGCCTGTTAACAACTACCAGTGCCGACGGCTCGCCACACGTCGCACCGATGGGACCGGTGGTCAACCAGTCGCTTGACCAATGGCTACTGCGCCCATTTCAAACGTCCACCACATTTGCGAACCTGCGTCGTCATAGCAGCTGCATTTTTCACGTGATGGACGACGTACTGCCGATCGTTCAAGCGGCCTTGTCGCTGCCCGTCGATGTTAGCTTTGAACCTGCAGCGTCCGGCGGATGGGTTATCCAATCAGCCTGTCATTGGTACTGTTTGGAAACCGGACAGTGGGACCTTTCTCAGCCACGTAGCCAAGTGCCTGCGCGAGTCATCACCTCTAAGGTTCAACGTCCATTTTGGGGGTGGAATCGCGCAAAACATGCTGTGTTAGAGGCTACGATTTTGGCCACGCGAATTCACTTGACCGGTCATGATGCCGTTCGCCAAGAACTCGATCGACTGGATAGCGCGGTGCTCAAGACCGGCGGTCCGCGGGAAACCGCTGCCTGGCAACTGCTTCGTGAATTCGTCAGCCCTTAG
- a CDS encoding phenylacetate--CoA ligase family protein, whose product MPSNQPESHLTTRPHAHQFWLWDQEQLQAHQLELFNLQLDQILPSNRFYQQKLASAGCIRLGDLNQLAEWPLTTKQELVDSALSSESGLSLHHTYSRSAYSRLHRTSGTRGQPLSILDTSDDWRWWSDTWSHVLQAAEMSAEDRVFLAFSFGPFIGFWSAHQACIDLGALVIPGGGMSALARLEFLRQSQANIVCCTPTYALHLAEVAADENFPLADLAVDRLIVAGEIGGSLPAVRQRIESAWQADVVDHAGATEIGPWGFGWRDGCGLHVIETSFIAEILPLPINPAAPETADVESPAPSKFGELVLTSLGRFGAPVIRYRTGDVVRVAPHNAASDRCRFMWLPDGVIGRVDDMLTIRGVNIFPSSLESLIRKLPEIGEYQVQVTRHRQLDELKLTVEADPDCVAALQKLLLVKLGLRIPIHSVARGTLPRSDAKARRWQDLRQ is encoded by the coding sequence ATGCCTTCCAACCAGCCCGAGTCGCACCTCACTACTCGTCCTCACGCCCATCAATTCTGGCTGTGGGACCAGGAACAGTTGCAGGCCCACCAGCTTGAATTATTCAACCTGCAACTCGACCAGATTCTCCCCAGCAATCGCTTTTACCAACAGAAACTGGCGTCGGCTGGTTGCATTCGGTTGGGTGATCTGAATCAATTGGCAGAATGGCCGCTGACGACTAAACAAGAGTTGGTCGACAGTGCCCTGAGCAGCGAGAGTGGGCTAAGTTTACATCACACCTATTCGCGCAGCGCGTATTCACGACTGCATCGCACCAGCGGGACTCGCGGTCAGCCGTTGTCGATCCTGGATACGTCTGACGATTGGAGGTGGTGGTCTGATACCTGGAGCCACGTGCTGCAGGCTGCGGAAATGTCGGCTGAAGATCGAGTCTTCCTGGCGTTTTCTTTTGGACCGTTCATCGGATTCTGGAGTGCTCACCAAGCTTGTATCGACCTGGGAGCTTTGGTTATTCCCGGCGGTGGCATGTCCGCCCTGGCCAGGTTGGAATTCCTCCGTCAGTCGCAGGCCAACATCGTGTGCTGCACACCCACCTATGCGTTGCATCTGGCGGAGGTGGCAGCCGACGAAAATTTCCCACTGGCTGATTTGGCAGTGGACAGATTGATTGTAGCTGGCGAGATTGGCGGTAGCTTGCCCGCCGTGCGCCAGCGGATCGAGTCGGCCTGGCAGGCTGATGTCGTTGACCATGCTGGTGCGACTGAGATCGGACCATGGGGCTTCGGTTGGCGCGATGGCTGTGGATTGCACGTGATCGAAACCAGCTTCATTGCGGAAATCCTGCCTCTGCCGATCAATCCTGCTGCGCCAGAAACTGCCGATGTCGAGTCGCCAGCGCCGTCGAAATTTGGCGAACTGGTATTGACCTCACTTGGGCGTTTCGGGGCGCCGGTCATTCGCTATCGCACCGGAGATGTGGTGCGAGTCGCCCCGCACAATGCGGCTTCCGATCGCTGTAGATTTATGTGGCTGCCCGATGGAGTCATCGGCCGCGTCGACGACATGCTGACGATTCGCGGCGTTAATATCTTCCCGAGTAGCCTGGAGAGTTTGATCCGCAAGCTACCTGAAATCGGAGAGTATCAAGTACAGGTAACTCGACATCGTCAACTTGATGAATTGAAATTAACGGTCGAGGCCGATCCCGATTGCGTCGCAGCGTTGCAGAAGTTGCTGTTGGTCAAACTTGGCTTGCGCATACCGATTCATTCGGTCGCACGTGGCACGCTGCCTCGATCTGACGCCAAAGCTCGTCGCTGGCAGGACCTCAGGCAATGA
- a CDS encoding paraquat-inducible protein A, whose protein sequence is MSTTEPTALNENLGGLRACHCCGLVHRVPQLNRSQHATCVRCGSVIDSGSRSGGRSAARCFAAAMGGLILYFPAMLLPILEIERLGHHHTASLLGGTLDLIRQGSLFVGMVVLLFSIVLPLVKLAALMELSYMGITRRKHRAWTYRVVEWAGRWSMMDVLLLALLVTLVKLGDIVSFHLGPAVVAFVVCVVMSMIASIAFDPHAIWEESAGEL, encoded by the coding sequence ATGAGCACCACCGAGCCGACAGCGCTGAACGAAAACCTGGGAGGATTGCGAGCCTGCCACTGCTGTGGACTGGTGCACCGTGTTCCTCAATTGAACCGCTCCCAACATGCAACTTGCGTCCGTTGCGGCAGTGTGATCGACTCGGGCAGTCGATCGGGAGGTCGCAGTGCGGCTCGTTGCTTCGCCGCGGCCATGGGCGGGTTGATTCTCTACTTTCCAGCCATGCTCTTGCCCATTCTGGAAATTGAGCGACTAGGACATCACCATACCGCCAGCCTCTTGGGAGGTACGTTGGATTTGATTCGGCAAGGCAGCCTGTTTGTGGGCATGGTCGTCTTGTTGTTCTCCATCGTCCTGCCATTGGTAAAGCTAGCAGCACTCATGGAGCTGAGTTACATGGGCATCACCAGACGAAAGCACCGTGCTTGGACCTATCGCGTGGTCGAGTGGGCAGGGCGGTGGAGCATGATGGATGTGTTGCTGTTGGCGCTGTTGGTTACGCTGGTCAAACTGGGTGACATTGTTAGCTTTCACTTGGGACCTGCGGTGGTCGCATTCGTTGTATGCGTGGTGATGAGCATGATTGCCTCCATCGCTTTTGATCCGCATGCCATCTGGGAAGAAAGCGCTGGTGAACTGTGA
- a CDS encoding glutamate-5-semialdehyde dehydrogenase yields the protein MTTVSKLQHNDLQQQCLQMARHARQASRQLACLPTAVKDRWLLACADALEDQTQSILQANAVDIAAAPEFGLTEASIDRLRLSPASIAEIAGSLRDIARLRDPVGETIEGWVRPNGLEIRKVRVPLGTVLFIYESRPNVTVDAAAICVKSGNAVILRGGKEAAHSSQALVEIINNQAKRCGLPESAVQLVSTPDRAAVGHFLQLDQWIDVAIPRGGKGLIERVVSEARMPVIKHYDGNCHVYIDATADPNMAVRVVINSKCQRLGVCNTCESLLIHQNVADTILPQIADELTARGIEMRGDARVCSKIPAAVPGTQQDWGTEYLGPIISLCIVDNLDAAIEHINLYGSHHTDAIVTSDLSAARRFQQAVDSSAVMVNASTRFNDGGCFGLGAEIGISTNKFHARGPCGLRELTTYKYLVDGQGQVRE from the coding sequence ATGACGACCGTCTCCAAATTACAGCACAACGACTTGCAGCAGCAGTGCCTGCAGATGGCTCGCCACGCTCGCCAGGCATCTCGACAGTTGGCCTGTCTGCCGACTGCGGTCAAAGACCGATGGTTACTGGCCTGCGCTGATGCGTTGGAGGATCAAACCCAATCCATATTGCAGGCAAATGCTGTAGATATCGCAGCGGCACCGGAGTTTGGTTTGACCGAAGCGTCAATCGATCGCTTGCGGCTGTCCCCAGCGAGCATTGCCGAAATTGCCGGTTCGTTGCGAGACATTGCCAGACTGCGCGATCCTGTCGGTGAAACCATCGAAGGCTGGGTTCGTCCCAATGGTCTGGAGATCCGGAAGGTTCGCGTGCCGCTGGGCACCGTGCTGTTCATCTACGAATCGCGACCCAACGTGACGGTCGATGCGGCAGCCATTTGCGTCAAGAGCGGCAATGCAGTGATACTACGTGGTGGCAAGGAGGCTGCACACTCGTCGCAGGCACTGGTTGAAATCATAAACAACCAAGCTAAGCGCTGCGGACTTCCCGAATCAGCAGTACAGCTCGTTAGCACGCCTGACCGAGCCGCAGTAGGCCACTTCCTTCAGCTCGACCAATGGATCGATGTCGCCATCCCGCGCGGTGGAAAGGGATTGATTGAACGTGTGGTCAGCGAAGCTCGCATGCCAGTCATCAAACATTACGACGGCAATTGCCACGTATATATCGACGCCACTGCCGACCCGAATATGGCGGTGCGGGTAGTCATCAATTCCAAATGTCAGCGGCTGGGAGTGTGCAATACGTGCGAAAGCTTGCTTATTCACCAGAATGTGGCGGACACTATATTGCCTCAAATCGCTGACGAATTGACGGCGCGTGGCATTGAAATGCGCGGCGATGCTCGCGTGTGCAGCAAGATACCTGCCGCTGTGCCAGGCACACAACAGGACTGGGGTACCGAATATCTCGGACCGATCATCAGCCTGTGCATTGTTGACAATTTGGACGCAGCAATTGAACACATCAACCTCTATGGATCGCATCACACTGATGCCATCGTGACTAGTGATTTGTCAGCAGCGCGGCGCTTTCAGCAGGCGGTGGACTCGAGTGCGGTGATGGTCAATGCTAGTACGCGCTTCAATGATGGAGGTTGTTTTGGATTGGGAGCCGAAATTGGCATAAGCACCAACAAATTTCATGCGCGCGGTCCATGCGGACTACGTGAATTAACGACATACAAATACTTGGTGGATGGGCAGGGACAGGTGCGTGAATAA
- the fliM gene encoding flagellar motor switch protein FliM, which translates to MSDDTLGNQELEELLRSLDAGDGASAAASTAQRPAAPPADDEAISAMIKPTAPRQRVVAYDFKRPERVGKEQMRAMQSLHEGFARSFGASLSALLRTIAEAKLISVDQLTYSEFVYSLEIPTCFNLLRPTPLEGNWILDISPSILYPIIDRMLGGSSSADSALKRPLSEIELRLTQRVTQAFLRDLASAWENAVDLNIELERVESNPQLVQIVPPNEVVILVSLELLLGKSRGTVNLCIPFNTIERIGNKLTSNSWKGYASSRSNQNTAAQIEALIDHSEIEVVVEVVNTDIRAVDLLNLQVGDIITTDKDCRSPLEVTVAGVGKFHARAGAFKGRKAVEILATIPQPAPVASPVAEAPAAS; encoded by the coding sequence ATGAGCGATGATACACTAGGAAATCAAGAACTAGAGGAACTGCTGCGATCACTGGATGCCGGTGACGGCGCGTCGGCTGCTGCATCCACTGCTCAACGGCCCGCTGCGCCCCCCGCTGACGACGAGGCGATCAGCGCGATGATCAAACCCACCGCTCCCCGTCAACGTGTGGTGGCCTACGATTTCAAACGCCCCGAACGCGTGGGCAAGGAACAGATGCGAGCCATGCAGTCTCTGCACGAAGGCTTTGCTCGTAGCTTCGGGGCCTCACTGTCGGCGCTGCTGCGCACGATTGCTGAAGCGAAACTGATCAGCGTCGACCAATTGACCTATAGTGAATTTGTCTACAGCTTGGAAATTCCAACTTGCTTCAACCTGCTACGGCCCACGCCCCTGGAAGGCAATTGGATTCTGGACATTAGTCCTTCGATTTTGTACCCTATCATCGATCGCATGTTGGGCGGCAGTTCGAGTGCTGACAGTGCTCTGAAGAGACCGTTGAGTGAAATTGAGTTGCGGCTGACACAACGAGTCACACAGGCTTTCTTGCGAGATTTGGCCAGTGCCTGGGAAAACGCCGTTGATCTGAACATTGAATTGGAGCGCGTTGAAAGTAACCCCCAACTGGTGCAAATCGTTCCACCCAACGAAGTCGTCATTCTGGTGAGCCTGGAATTGCTATTGGGCAAGTCTCGAGGCACCGTCAACCTATGCATTCCGTTCAATACCATCGAACGCATTGGTAATAAACTGACGAGCAATAGCTGGAAAGGCTATGCGTCATCCCGAAGCAATCAAAACACCGCAGCTCAAATTGAGGCATTGATCGATCATTCTGAAATTGAAGTTGTCGTCGAAGTGGTCAACACCGATATACGCGCCGTGGACCTGCTGAACTTGCAAGTCGGTGACATCATCACCACCGACAAAGACTGCCGCTCACCACTCGAGGTAACGGTAGCTGGAGTTGGAAAATTCCATGCCCGGGCTGGCGCGTTTAAGGGTCGCAAGGCGGTGGAAATCCTGGCGACTATTCCACAGCCCGCACCGGTGGCTAGCCCTGTGGCCGAGGCTCCTGCAGCATCCTAA